The genome window ATCTGCAGCATTTGCCGGTGAATACGACAATGGGGTTAACTGGACATTAGGTTATGCCTATAGCGATGCAGAAGATATTCAAGGTTTGGTAAGTTCACAAGCAGAGTCAAACTATCAGCGTACCGCTAGAAGAGATGCACAAGGTGACATGGCGGCAACGTCTAACTATAACATCAAGCACAGATTGACAGGTACATTAACTTATAAAACGGAGTTTTTCTCTGGTTACGACACTCGATTCTCCATGTTTGCTGTTTATCAATCAGGTGAAGTGTATAGCTTAACTGAAGATGGCACAGGTACTTATGCTCGTCGTGGACCTGTAGGTGAATTAACTGAAGATGGTTTAGTACTCGTTCCTGGTGCGAAACGTAATGGTGAAGAAGGTCCTTCTTGGAAGAAGATCGACGTGAAAGTTACGCAAGAACTTCCTGGTATTATGGAAGGGCATAAAGCTTCTGCTTTCATTGTTATTGATAACTTTACTAACTTCTTAAACGACGACTGGGGCGTTTTAGAAGAGCAAGATGGTAACTATCAGTTTAGTGAAGTAGATGATACGCCATTTAGAAAACAAAGTGCTTCTGCCTATGAAATTAGAGTTGGCGTAGAGTACAAGTTTTAATTAATGCTCGCCTATTAGTAAAAGCCGGGAAGTTTCCCGGCTTTTTTGTGTCTAAAATATAATTATCTACGGTTAAAAGTGGTTATTTATCGCTAAAGTTTAATATACAAGTCTAATTATATATATTATAGTTGACCAAATGGTTAAGTTTGTAGGTGGTAGTTATAATGAATATCACAGCACATGAAAGTGCATTGATAGTTAGGGCAAAAACTGCGTATCAAAACGCTTATGCCCCTTATAGTAATTTTCATGTTGGTGCGGCGGCATTAACTAAAAACGGCAACATTGTTAGTGGCTGCAATGTCGAAAATGCTTCTTATGGCTTAACGGTATGCGCCGAACGCAATTGTATCGCTCAGGCGGTGATTAATGGTGAGCAGCAGTTTGAAACTCTAGTGATTTACACTGAGCAAGAAAAACTAACACCGCCATGTGGTGCCTGTCGACAAGTGATTGTCGAATTTTTTCAGCCTCAAGCAACCATTATGGCAGTTAATCACTTAGCGGATAAGAAAACATGGACAGTAGAGGAGTTGCTACCGAACGCCTTTACCCCTAAAGATTTAATTTAATGGACAAGTTATGTATTTACCTCAAGCAATAATTCGAACAAAACGTGATGGTCAGGCGTTATCTGAGCAGGAAATTCAGCATTTTGTTCACGGCTTAGTGTCAGGGCAATTTAATGATGCTCAGGTCGGTTCAATGGCAATGGCGATTTTTCAGCAAGGTATGGTAACGGATGAAATTGTTAATTTAACCCGTGAAATGATGCAATCTGGGGATGTTTTATCCTGGCCTGAACTAGACGGCCCGGTAGTGGATAAGCACTCTACTGGTGGTGTTGGCGATAAAGTGAGTTTTATGCTGGCGGCAATTGTTGCTAGCTGTGGTGCTTATGTCCCGATGATTTCTGGTCGCGGCTTAGGTCATACAGGTGGTACCTCAGATAAACTAGAAAGTATTAAAGGTTTTAATGTTCAGCCTAGCATCAGTGAGTTTCAGCGTATTACTAAATCGTTAGGTATGGCGATCATTTCGCAAACGGATAATTTGGCACCTGCTGATAAACGTTTGTATGGTATTCGCGATGTTACCGCAACGGTTGAGTCAATTCCTTTGATCACCGCCTCTATTTTATCGAAAAAATTAGCCGCCGGCTTAGACGCTTTAGTTATGGATGTCAAAGTGGGTAATGGCGCTATGATGAAAAACTTGCCAGATGCTGTTGCTTTGGCGCAATCAATTGTTAATGTCGCCAATGGTGCTGGGGTGAAAACTCAGGCGATAATTACCGATATGAACCAAGTGCTAGGTGCAAGTGCTGGTAATGCGCTAGAAATGAAAGAAACCGTAGATTATTTAACGGGTAAGCAGCGTGAGCCAAGGCTTCATCAGGTCACTTGTCAATTGGCAAGTGCGATGTTGATCAATAGTAAAATAGCCGAAAATCATCAGCAGGCGATGGGAAAAATTGAATCTGTTCTACAATCAGGACAAGCGGCTGAACTCTTTAATCAGATGATTGCCGAGCTTGGCGGGCCGAGTGATTTTATTGAAAATCCATGGGATGCTATGAGCAGAGCTAATGTGATCACTGATGTTATTGCACCGGCAAACGGTTATATCAGTGCAATGCAGACTTATGATATAGGTATGTCGATCGTCGGTATGAAAGGCGGACGAACTGCTAATGGTCAGCAAATCGATCACAGTGTTGGTTATGACCGCATCTTACCAATTGGCACTTTGGTCAATAAAGGTGATGTAATTGCTCGGGTTCATGCCAGTGATAATGACAGTGCAGGGGCAGCGAAACATGCGTATATGACCGCTGTTGATATCAGTGAACAAGCGCCGGAAGCGCAAACGTTAATTTATCAAACGGTTAGTTAGGCAAGTCGTTCGACAATTCACTAAATAAGCTGTTATTCATGCTCTAATAAAAAGGTTATGTTTGTTAAACAATCATAACCTTTTTATTAGAGCGTGTTGACTATATGTACTATAAAAATTATTTAACTCCAAAGCTTTTTGGGGGCAGCGCTGGCTTGCAGGTAGAGTGGCCTACGTCAAAAGTTTGCAACGTTACCACAATCTCGATGTCTTGAATAAACTGCGCAAGTATCGTTGAAAATATATACGCCAAATTTCAACACTCCCTACATGAACTACCAATAAAAATGTAAATATAATTAAAGCTTTACTCATTAGTGCCGATAAGGGGAAAGGTTAAATAATAAAGTAGATCCCGTTAGTGCTTAAGCCGTTAGATACTGACATTTTAGTTGAAGAATTACAGCTAGGTGAAAAGCTTAACCAGAGCGTACACAGTAGTAGACGCTCAGACTTTGCTTTAATGCTAGCAATGTTAACGGAAGATGTTAGGGCGCATAGTCAGTTTCATTTACCTAAAACTGATGAGCCAGTTAACACTCTTGATGAAGAGCAACTTAGAAAACAATTTGACCTGCCAGAAAAACAACGCTTAGCGTTAAATAATATCGATGAAATTAGCGAGTTTTCGCAAGCTGAACTAATAGCAACGCAGCAACTAGCAAGTATTCATTTAGCTCAGGCAATTAAACCTAAACCATTGGCATTTCGTGATGA of Thalassotalea insulae contains these proteins:
- a CDS encoding cytidine deaminase, which produces MNITAHESALIVRAKTAYQNAYAPYSNFHVGAAALTKNGNIVSGCNVENASYGLTVCAERNCIAQAVINGEQQFETLVIYTEQEKLTPPCGACRQVIVEFFQPQATIMAVNHLADKKTWTVEELLPNAFTPKDLI
- the deoA gene encoding thymidine phosphorylase, with translation MYLPQAIIRTKRDGQALSEQEIQHFVHGLVSGQFNDAQVGSMAMAIFQQGMVTDEIVNLTREMMQSGDVLSWPELDGPVVDKHSTGGVGDKVSFMLAAIVASCGAYVPMISGRGLGHTGGTSDKLESIKGFNVQPSISEFQRITKSLGMAIISQTDNLAPADKRLYGIRDVTATVESIPLITASILSKKLAAGLDALVMDVKVGNGAMMKNLPDAVALAQSIVNVANGAGVKTQAIITDMNQVLGASAGNALEMKETVDYLTGKQREPRLHQVTCQLASAMLINSKIAENHQQAMGKIESVLQSGQAAELFNQMIAELGGPSDFIENPWDAMSRANVITDVIAPANGYISAMQTYDIGMSIVGMKGGRTANGQQIDHSVGYDRILPIGTLVNKGDVIARVHASDNDSAGAAKHAYMTAVDISEQAPEAQTLIYQTVS
- a CDS encoding VC2046/SO_2500 family protein; translation: MLKPLDTDILVEELQLGEKLNQSVHSSRRSDFALMLAMLTEDVRAHSQFHLPKTDEPVNTLDEEQLRKQFDLPEKQRLALNNIDEISEFSQAELIATQQLASIHLAQAIKPKPLAFRDDSKHIALAVMENTSLYCQQQHQQPNELADAHLAFNVNEWLKTVQTTIVKSPLVDVAA